A single region of the Nicotiana sylvestris chromosome 6, ASM39365v2, whole genome shotgun sequence genome encodes:
- the LOC104217501 gene encoding 14-3-3 protein 9-like isoform X1: MGERENFVYIAKLAEQAERYDEMVDAMKNVANMDVELTVEERNLFSVGYKNVVGARRASWRILSSIEQKEESRGNEQNVKRIKEYQQKVELELTDICNNIMTVIDEHLIPSCTSGESTVFYYKMKGDYYRYLAEFKTGNDKKEVSDLSLKAYQTATTTAEAELSTTHPIRLGLALNFSVFYYEIMNSPERACHLAKQAFDEAISELDALNEDSYKDSTLIMQLLRDNLTLWTSDIPEDAEDVQRGNAANKASGVEDAE; encoded by the exons AGATGGTCGATGCGATGAAGaatgttgcaaatatggatgttGAATTGACAGTGGAAGAGAGGAATTTGTTTTCTGTTGGTTATAAGAATGTGGTTGGAGCTAGGAGAGCATCGTGGAGGATCTTGTCTTCCATCGAGCAGAAGGAAGAGTCTAGAGGAAATGAGCAGAATGTGAAGCGGATTAAGGAGTACCAGCAAAAAGTGGAGTTAGAGCTCACCGACATTTGCAATAATATCATGACCGTGATTGATGAGCATCTAATTCCTTCATGTACTTCTGGAGAATCAACTGTGTTTTACTACAAAAT GAAAGGGGATTATTATCGATACCTTGCAGAGTTCAAAACTGGGAATGACAAGAAAGAGGTTTCTGATCTGTCTTTAAAAGCATATCAG ACAGCTACAACTACTGCGGAGGCTGAATTATCAACTACCCATCCCATTCGGCTGGGTTTGGCTTTAAATTTCTCTGTTTTCTACTATGAGATAATGAACTCCCCTGAAAG GGCATGCCACCTGGCTAAGCAAGCTTTTGATGAAGCAATATCGGAGCTGGATGCCCTTAATGAGGACTCCTACAAAGATAGCACCTTGATTATGCAGCTTTTGAGGGACAATCTCACCTTGTGGACTTCTGACATTCCAGAGGATGCAG AAGATGTACAAAGGGGAAATGCTGCAAACAAAGCGAGTGGAGTTGAGGATGCCGAG TGA
- the LOC104217501 gene encoding 14-3-3 protein 9-like isoform X2, with protein sequence MGERENFVYIAKLAEQAERYDEMVDAMKNVANMDVELTVEERNLFSVGYKNVVGARRASWRILSSIEQKEESRGNEQNVKRIKEYQQKVELELTDICNNIMTVIDEHLIPSCTSGESTVFYYKMKGDYYRYLAEFKTGNDKKEVSDLSLKAYQTATTTAEAELSTTHPIRLGLALNFSVFYYEIMNSPERACHLAKQAFDEAISELDALNEDSYKDSTLIMQLLRDNLTLWTSDIPEDADVQRGNAANKASGVEDAE encoded by the exons AGATGGTCGATGCGATGAAGaatgttgcaaatatggatgttGAATTGACAGTGGAAGAGAGGAATTTGTTTTCTGTTGGTTATAAGAATGTGGTTGGAGCTAGGAGAGCATCGTGGAGGATCTTGTCTTCCATCGAGCAGAAGGAAGAGTCTAGAGGAAATGAGCAGAATGTGAAGCGGATTAAGGAGTACCAGCAAAAAGTGGAGTTAGAGCTCACCGACATTTGCAATAATATCATGACCGTGATTGATGAGCATCTAATTCCTTCATGTACTTCTGGAGAATCAACTGTGTTTTACTACAAAAT GAAAGGGGATTATTATCGATACCTTGCAGAGTTCAAAACTGGGAATGACAAGAAAGAGGTTTCTGATCTGTCTTTAAAAGCATATCAG ACAGCTACAACTACTGCGGAGGCTGAATTATCAACTACCCATCCCATTCGGCTGGGTTTGGCTTTAAATTTCTCTGTTTTCTACTATGAGATAATGAACTCCCCTGAAAG GGCATGCCACCTGGCTAAGCAAGCTTTTGATGAAGCAATATCGGAGCTGGATGCCCTTAATGAGGACTCCTACAAAGATAGCACCTTGATTATGCAGCTTTTGAGGGACAATCTCACCTTGTGGACTTCTGACATTCCAGAGGATGCAG ATGTACAAAGGGGAAATGCTGCAAACAAAGCGAGTGGAGTTGAGGATGCCGAG TGA